A DNA window from Shewanella baltica contains the following coding sequences:
- a CDS encoding toxin-antitoxin system YwqK family antitoxin, whose amino-acid sequence MSLFRALKAKLFPSSQTSRDPKDIHLQTEPQAPSQAQEQTQEPSVAAPLFQRHFSLKIHATKADATACEENANHGLTLYHYDTPQVIELLGWENANECCDFHQAEFDRLEIGNQSPFPEQHFWLGKEKVCSIIPKKSDLVKELWQVELNNLEALLISHFTLDADNIVQGDIQDYASLTGQLHRTYHQLHSEDGAGMLRIITQSPGLTQAVDSNYFGERNGISRQFDALGTLLFEGHFVNDQQLGKQTWYDHEGKKTQSEDRHANGMYVTRYHTNGKIRETAELDRSGNYINNLARFYESGNLWLNRPMVANKIHGIEYMYYECGALQAEITHEHGHIVQEFWFHTNGLIKQTIFINDMGKSVETFYESGHIAWREQFNPEGLIEGDRKEWHPNGKLAKQLNFTNGIAHGDREKWYANGQLEEKIPFENGKEQGTAYWYHDNGQLALEIYLEKGLREGLFKSYYKSGVLSGEGQYQNNLSVAPFIEYYENQQVQMYLPHTQGNRDGTARWFYEDGTIRTISEYEVRDGQGYLRESSFYNKKGILESYQSHSNTRCGYHLENNQREYYQDGIADTRIEYYEDGTIRWLLTRTQGDLFSSKSLSPQGLILETGTIQITDGRYLDVGHWQRFTPQGQVYREVWLDEEGQLIESRHYFDANQPLSTQEDDEAEWDNAEPLNDGYDNCDISDYDESEDESDDFDYDRADWENDGLNQRSDNHGHSASHSNNSAYLSRNKYHRPHADTTAKQAQAQAAADVDAKEPILSYHLKFDDESKLYSMKRYHPNSHIAEEGNLQIQGEEQFWVGIHNQYDEQGKLKLSETYTMAGEPIEHITSTSAILLN is encoded by the coding sequence ATGTCGTTGTTTCGCGCACTAAAAGCCAAATTATTTCCCTCAAGCCAAACTAGCCGCGATCCAAAAGACATTCATCTTCAAACTGAACCACAAGCCCCCAGCCAAGCACAAGAGCAAACGCAGGAGCCGTCAGTCGCTGCGCCGCTATTCCAGCGTCACTTCAGCTTAAAAATCCATGCGACAAAGGCAGACGCTACCGCTTGTGAAGAAAATGCCAACCACGGCTTAACTCTCTATCACTACGATACGCCCCAAGTCATAGAACTCTTAGGCTGGGAAAATGCCAATGAATGCTGCGACTTTCACCAAGCCGAATTCGACCGCCTCGAAATCGGCAATCAATCCCCTTTTCCCGAGCAACACTTTTGGCTCGGCAAAGAAAAAGTCTGCAGTATCATCCCCAAAAAGAGCGACTTAGTAAAAGAGTTGTGGCAGGTTGAACTTAATAATCTAGAGGCTTTATTGATAAGCCACTTTACGCTCGATGCAGACAATATAGTACAAGGTGACATTCAAGATTACGCCAGTTTAACGGGCCAACTGCATCGCACTTACCATCAACTCCATTCTGAAGACGGCGCGGGTATGCTGAGAATAATCACCCAAAGCCCAGGACTTACCCAAGCCGTCGATTCAAACTATTTTGGCGAGCGTAATGGGATTTCGCGCCAATTCGACGCCCTAGGGACGCTGCTGTTTGAAGGCCACTTTGTTAATGACCAACAACTCGGAAAACAAACATGGTACGACCATGAGGGCAAGAAAACGCAAAGTGAAGATCGCCACGCGAATGGCATGTATGTCACCCGTTATCATACGAATGGCAAAATAAGAGAAACCGCCGAACTCGACCGCAGTGGCAACTATATCAATAACTTGGCGCGTTTCTACGAATCGGGAAATTTATGGCTTAACCGCCCTATGGTGGCGAATAAAATCCACGGCATTGAATATATGTACTACGAATGTGGCGCCCTACAAGCCGAAATTACTCATGAGCATGGCCATATAGTGCAAGAGTTTTGGTTTCACACCAATGGCTTGATCAAGCAAACTATCTTCATTAATGACATGGGTAAAAGCGTCGAAACCTTCTACGAAAGCGGTCATATCGCATGGCGAGAGCAGTTCAATCCTGAAGGTTTGATTGAAGGGGATCGTAAAGAGTGGCATCCAAATGGCAAGCTCGCCAAACAACTCAACTTCACTAACGGTATCGCCCACGGCGATCGAGAAAAATGGTATGCCAATGGTCAGCTCGAAGAAAAAATCCCCTTCGAGAATGGCAAAGAGCAAGGCACAGCTTATTGGTACCATGACAATGGCCAACTCGCCCTTGAGATCTACCTTGAAAAGGGACTTAGAGAAGGTCTGTTTAAAAGCTATTACAAAAGCGGCGTGCTTTCGGGAGAAGGCCAATACCAAAATAATCTCTCGGTAGCGCCCTTTATCGAATATTACGAAAACCAGCAAGTTCAAATGTATTTACCGCACACCCAAGGCAACCGTGACGGCACGGCTCGCTGGTTTTATGAAGATGGCACGATACGCACTATCTCAGAATATGAAGTGCGCGACGGCCAAGGCTACCTCAGAGAATCCAGCTTTTATAATAAAAAGGGGATCCTCGAATCCTATCAGAGCCACTCTAATACCCGCTGTGGCTATCATCTTGAGAATAATCAAAGGGAATACTATCAAGATGGTATTGCCGACACTCGCATCGAATACTATGAAGATGGCACTATTCGCTGGTTACTCACCCGTACACAAGGGGATTTATTTAGCTCTAAATCCTTATCACCTCAAGGTTTAATTTTAGAAACTGGCACAATCCAAATTACCGATGGCCGTTATCTCGATGTTGGCCATTGGCAACGGTTTACGCCCCAAGGACAAGTGTATCGTGAAGTTTGGCTAGATGAAGAAGGCCAACTTATAGAAAGTCGTCACTACTTTGATGCTAATCAGCCTCTATCGACTCAAGAAGATGACGAAGCAGAATGGGATAACGCAGAGCCCCTTAATGATGGCTATGATAATTGCGACATCAGTGACTATGATGAAAGCGAAGACGAGAGCGATGACTTTGATTATGATCGTGCTGATTGGGAAAATGACGGGCTAAACCAGCGTTCAGATAACCATGGACATAGCGCTAGCCATAGCAACAATAGCGCATATTTGTCCCGCAACAAGTATCACAGACCCCATGCCGATACCACAGCGAAACAAGCACAAGCTCAAGCCGCAGCGGATGTCGACGCCAAAGAGCCGATATTGTCTTACCACTTAAAATTTGACGACGAAAGTAAGCTTTATTCAATGAAGCGCTATCATCCCAATAGCCACATTGCCGAAGAAGGTAATTTACAGATCCAAGGAGAAGAACAATTCTGGGTCGGTATCCACAATCAATACGACGAGCAAGGTAAGCTCAAGCTCTCCGAAACCTACACTATGGCAGGAGAGCCGATAGAGCATATCACCAGCACGAGTGCGATATTATTAAATTAA
- the rluA gene encoding bifunctional tRNA pseudouridine(32) synthase/23S rRNA pseudouridine(746) synthase RluA has translation MTDFIYQPPTTPWLDILYQDKDIIVINKPSGLLSVPGRDPAHYDSVYARVKAEHPHSQIVHRLDMATSGVIVVALIRSAERELKRQFHDRETSKTYFARVAGHIKNDTGSVDYPLICDWPNRPKQKVDHLVGKPSLTHYQVISRAKRSTLVKLTPITGRSHQLRVHMMALGHPILGDGFYADPLAKSLAPRLLLHAAELTIKHPYTGVSMTFSAEVPFCEPLGEQ, from the coding sequence ATGACTGATTTTATTTACCAACCACCGACAACTCCTTGGCTCGATATTCTTTATCAAGATAAAGACATTATCGTCATAAACAAACCTTCGGGATTGTTGTCTGTGCCCGGTCGCGATCCTGCCCATTACGACAGTGTCTATGCTCGGGTAAAAGCTGAACATCCCCATAGCCAAATCGTCCACCGCCTCGATATGGCGACCTCAGGCGTGATCGTTGTCGCCCTTATTCGTAGCGCCGAACGTGAATTAAAACGTCAATTCCACGATAGAGAAACCAGCAAGACCTACTTTGCAAGGGTCGCTGGTCATATCAAAAATGATACGGGTAGTGTTGATTATCCGCTGATCTGCGACTGGCCAAATCGCCCCAAACAGAAAGTCGATCATCTTGTGGGCAAACCGTCGTTGACTCACTACCAAGTAATAAGTCGCGCCAAACGCTCAACGCTGGTGAAACTCACGCCAATCACTGGCCGCTCACACCAATTACGGGTACATATGATGGCGCTCGGTCATCCGATCTTAGGCGATGGTTTTTATGCCGACCCATTAGCCAAATCCTTAGCCCCTCGCCTATTACTGCATGCGGCAGAACTCACCATCAAACATCCCTACACGGGTGTCAGTATGACTTTTAGCGCAGAAGTGCCTTTTTGTGAGCCTTTGGGCGAACAATGA
- a CDS encoding peptidase U32 family protein has translation MSQPEIYTPENLSHVHNRLELLAPAKNADYGIEAIRHGADAVYIGGPAFGARATAGNSVEDIARLCTYAHQYHAQVFVALNTILMDNELADAEKLIWQLYEAGADALIVQDMGVLQLNLPPIALHASTQMDNRSPEKVAFLEQVGFSQVVLARELGLSQIRDVAAHTNMQLEFFIHGALCVAYSGLCNLSHSFSNRSANRGECSQMCRLPGNLKTRQGDVLAQNEHLLSLKDNNQTENLEALIDAGIRSFKIEGRLKDLSYVKNVTAHYRQKLDAIMARRPEFKASSHGRCEHSFIPDPEKTFNRGSTDYFVNERSQGIKDFRSPKYIGEEVGKVVSIGKDFIQVSSTHEFNNGDGLAFFPANFAMAKQSDDKLQGLRVNRAEGLKLHILQVPRDLKVGMTLYRNHNQAFEALLSKESSKRIIGVDLRLSDTQDGLALTLTDIYGLSATVNLVVEKTPATDVDKTLQNTRTQLGKLGSTDFVARSISIDTAHAWFLPASVLNGLRRDGVAALEAARIQGYMRPLPWKHNQDAVYPVKHLSYLGNVANEKAKDFYQRHGVIEIQDTYEKNGVTEDVPLMITKHCLRFNFNLCPKEVPGIKADPMVLEIGNDVLKLVFDCPKCEMMVVGENRQVRGQKHL, from the coding sequence ATGAGCCAGCCAGAGATATACACTCCCGAGAATCTTTCTCACGTCCATAACCGCCTTGAGTTATTGGCGCCTGCAAAAAATGCTGACTACGGTATCGAAGCCATACGCCATGGTGCTGATGCGGTATACATAGGGGGGCCCGCATTCGGTGCGCGGGCAACGGCAGGTAACAGTGTTGAAGATATCGCGCGACTCTGTACTTATGCTCATCAATATCATGCTCAGGTATTCGTCGCCCTCAATACCATTTTGATGGATAACGAACTGGCCGACGCCGAAAAACTCATTTGGCAATTGTACGAAGCCGGTGCCGATGCGCTGATTGTGCAGGACATGGGTGTATTGCAACTCAATTTGCCGCCGATTGCCCTGCATGCCAGTACACAAATGGATAACCGCAGCCCAGAAAAAGTGGCGTTCTTAGAGCAAGTTGGTTTTTCTCAGGTGGTGCTCGCCCGCGAATTAGGCTTGAGCCAAATCCGTGATGTGGCCGCGCATACTAATATGCAGCTCGAATTCTTTATCCACGGCGCTCTGTGTGTGGCTTACAGTGGTTTGTGTAACTTGAGTCATTCCTTTAGTAACCGCAGTGCTAACCGCGGTGAATGCTCGCAAATGTGCCGTCTGCCGGGCAATCTTAAAACCCGTCAAGGCGATGTGTTAGCGCAGAATGAACATTTATTGTCTTTAAAAGACAATAACCAAACTGAAAACCTTGAAGCGCTCATCGACGCGGGCATTCGCTCGTTTAAGATTGAAGGTCGCTTAAAAGATTTAAGTTACGTTAAAAACGTCACCGCGCATTATCGCCAAAAGCTGGATGCGATTATGGCGCGTCGCCCTGAGTTTAAGGCTTCGTCCCACGGCCGCTGTGAACATTCTTTTATCCCCGATCCTGAAAAGACCTTTAACCGTGGCAGCACAGATTACTTTGTTAACGAACGTAGCCAAGGCATTAAAGATTTCCGCTCGCCAAAATACATAGGCGAAGAAGTCGGTAAAGTGGTCAGCATAGGCAAAGACTTTATCCAAGTGAGCTCAACCCATGAGTTTAATAACGGCGATGGCTTAGCGTTCTTCCCTGCGAATTTTGCCATGGCAAAACAATCGGATGACAAGTTGCAAGGACTGCGGGTTAACCGCGCCGAAGGCTTAAAACTGCATATATTGCAGGTGCCGCGAGATTTAAAAGTCGGCATGACTTTATACCGTAACCATAACCAAGCCTTCGAAGCACTGTTATCGAAAGAATCTTCTAAGCGGATTATCGGCGTCGATTTACGTTTGAGCGACACTCAAGACGGACTGGCGCTGACCTTGACTGATATCTATGGCCTAAGCGCCACAGTGAATTTAGTGGTTGAGAAGACACCTGCGACAGATGTCGACAAGACCTTACAAAATACCCGCACTCAGCTAGGTAAACTCGGTAGCACCGACTTTGTTGCCCGCAGTATCAGTATCGATACGGCACATGCATGGTTCTTGCCAGCGTCAGTGCTCAATGGTCTGCGCCGTGATGGCGTTGCCGCCTTAGAGGCTGCCCGTATACAAGGTTATATGCGTCCACTGCCGTGGAAACATAATCAAGATGCAGTTTATCCCGTCAAGCATTTGAGTTACTTAGGTAATGTTGCCAACGAAAAGGCCAAGGATTTTTATCAACGTCACGGCGTGATTGAGATCCAAGATACCTATGAGAAAAACGGCGTCACCGAAGACGTGCCATTGATGATCACTAAGCATTGTCTGCGCTTTAACTTTAATTTGTGTCCGAAGGAAGTACCAGGCATTAAGGCCGATCCTATGGTGCTTGAAATCGGTAACGATGTGCTCAAGTTGGTATTCGACTGCCCTAAATGCGAAATGATGGTGGTCGGTGAAAACCGTCAAGTGCGAGGCCAGAAACACCTTTAA
- a CDS encoding PH domain-containing protein — MGLLDGLLGNASEVDLQELAEELRPIMGIQEELKLAYKVIRDLFIFTNKRLILIDKQGLTGKKVTYHSIPYKSITHFEVETTGHFDMDAELKIWISGQSEPLVKELKRGTDVVGIQKTIATFAL, encoded by the coding sequence ATGGGATTGTTAGACGGTTTACTCGGTAATGCTTCTGAGGTTGATTTACAGGAATTAGCCGAGGAATTAAGGCCCATCATGGGCATTCAAGAAGAATTAAAACTCGCCTACAAAGTGATCCGCGATTTGTTTATTTTCACCAATAAACGTCTGATCTTAATTGATAAGCAGGGGCTTACTGGCAAGAAGGTTACTTACCACTCAATACCGTATAAATCCATTACCCATTTTGAAGTGGAAACCACAGGCCATTTTGATATGGATGCCGAGCTCAAAATCTGGATCTCAGGCCAGAGTGAGCCTTTAGTCAAAGAACTCAAGCGTGGTACGGATGTCGTCGGTATTCAAAAGACTATCGCCACTTTTGCGCTTTAG
- a CDS encoding cupin domain-containing protein has translation MLDNFFAKLPTDLSVEVFEKLAGNDTVTIERIVSNGQATPDGQWYDQTQHEWVMLLKGEATLEFEQDEPVTLTPGDYLTIVPHQKHRVASTSNSSETLWLAVFYD, from the coding sequence ATGCTTGATAACTTTTTTGCAAAATTACCCACTGATTTATCGGTGGAAGTGTTTGAAAAACTGGCGGGTAATGACACTGTGACCATAGAGCGCATTGTCTCTAATGGGCAAGCTACGCCCGACGGTCAATGGTACGATCAAACTCAGCATGAATGGGTGATGTTACTTAAAGGGGAGGCGACGCTTGAATTTGAACAAGATGAACCCGTTACGCTAACCCCTGGTGATTACTTAACGATTGTGCCCCATCAAAAACACCGCGTTGCTTCGACTTCTAACAGCTCAGAAACCCTATGGCTCGCGGTATTTTACGATTGA
- a CDS encoding S8 family serine peptidase, whose amino-acid sequence MKTKLSIAISAALLSSAAIAGTATQYNTTNQTADQYAGLSVTKNESNEQKQAVAWMIRLKAPSVAQQSQLKGFNRQSVMSNIESSQSKVKNAIQSMDADIKIVATTSKLVNSIVVQGDHKKLTTLLKNAEVADILPIYDYKLDVEASAEYIKAKAVIEAGVASGKGQRVAILDTGVDYTHKALGGSGLIADYQAAVAAKSEMPNWPQGKVIGGWDFVNNDPNPIDVTTNHGTHVSHSVVGTAPDVELLVYSVCNSGCSGIAQLNALEAAMDPNGDGDISDRVDSVNMSLGGDFGDTDGGAVQVLIDEMVQLGVNLVISAGNDGPTPFVVGGPSTTNSALSVGAMTHPTTKVGKVDAMLVGESITAIGAGFNKSNAYSFTNTTAPIVYPSTNQNGCVAYTEDFTGKTVLIDRGVCGFAVKVLNAQLKGASFVIVANNAANAGAIVMGGADDKITIPSVMISKEDGDAIKAALGSGDVPFSISSTEVTTAGAIATFTSRGPSIAGTLKPEITAPGTDILTAHPGLGEGLTPISGTSFSSPITAGAISIIREALPNRNAFEIKATIMNAANLDVTLEPKEINPDTELAPISYIGSGLVNVEKAVNLPVAAWNKETKQAALAFGLLALNKTTSITKTVSVKNFSTAEKTYTLKVDQRFQNDLDSGALSFAVPASVTIPAGQTVDFDVTATIDPTKLPEWTLTSSYELDGTAADASTALTLSEYDGAIQFMDGEDKALHLVYHILPKAAAAISVATEVTADGLVRTLTNVGATSITDPFTAPLIATSPVDSSRRHDLLNASSELLLSSSCDAGIAIYNTLQMRDPIIHPLAGNYSVDYDLNNDGVWDYTAASANLNWFNDAYPRSIYGLVSKYGTSSGTLEPVFHVTGNDFLTSKACFEDLGLTQADLGKTIKVRFRVEDSDWAPIPSGDEDSVVATLMLDGSGTSAMLVDAEGNEVTELKPGESATLEAQVGDNAMGFMFLSDSGSMSVVANTSDEGNSAPTVANVTLSVNKGAAAGSVLGKLTATDPDMITSPFSEFVTLNSNSSMVAVDKDGTVHLSADAVINQQSKTMEVEVIALDTMGNASAPAKVTIMINNTKPTVSPSSATATENSYVALLANGKDADKDTLTYTWTQTSGPAVSFVNGSEKIGFTAPAGDNVYTFTVVASDGVDSSNAGTSTVTVKASASTSSGGSGGGALGWLTALLLPLAAMRRRMK is encoded by the coding sequence GTGAAGACAAAACTATCGATCGCGATCTCCGCTGCACTATTATCAAGCGCAGCTATTGCTGGCACTGCAACCCAGTACAACACTACTAACCAAACAGCAGATCAGTATGCGGGACTCAGTGTTACAAAGAATGAAAGTAATGAGCAAAAACAAGCCGTTGCTTGGATGATAAGACTTAAAGCTCCTTCTGTTGCTCAACAGAGCCAATTAAAAGGCTTTAATCGTCAATCAGTAATGAGCAATATCGAAAGTTCACAATCAAAAGTTAAAAATGCTATTCAGAGCATGGATGCCGATATTAAGATTGTCGCAACCACCTCAAAATTGGTTAACTCCATTGTTGTTCAAGGTGATCATAAAAAACTCACTACTTTACTGAAAAATGCTGAAGTTGCAGATATTTTACCTATCTATGACTATAAACTCGATGTTGAAGCGAGTGCTGAGTACATCAAAGCAAAAGCCGTTATCGAAGCAGGTGTAGCATCAGGCAAAGGTCAGCGTGTTGCAATTCTTGATACGGGTGTTGATTACACCCATAAGGCTCTTGGTGGTTCAGGTTTAATTGCAGACTATCAAGCCGCAGTTGCAGCAAAAAGTGAAATGCCAAACTGGCCACAGGGTAAAGTGATTGGTGGTTGGGACTTTGTAAATAACGACCCGAACCCTATTGATGTTACAACTAACCACGGTACTCATGTTAGTCACTCAGTCGTTGGTACAGCACCAGATGTAGAGTTACTCGTCTATTCAGTGTGTAATTCAGGCTGCTCGGGTATTGCACAGCTTAATGCACTAGAAGCCGCTATGGACCCTAATGGTGATGGCGATATCAGTGACCGAGTTGATAGCGTAAACATGTCTTTAGGGGGGGATTTTGGCGATACTGACGGTGGTGCCGTTCAAGTATTGATCGATGAAATGGTTCAACTTGGCGTAAACTTAGTCATTTCTGCTGGTAACGATGGCCCAACACCTTTTGTTGTTGGCGGTCCAAGTACTACCAATAGTGCCTTATCAGTAGGGGCTATGACGCATCCAACAACTAAAGTTGGAAAAGTTGATGCAATGCTCGTTGGTGAATCAATTACTGCAATTGGTGCCGGATTTAATAAATCAAATGCATACAGTTTCACGAACACAACTGCTCCAATAGTTTATCCTTCAACTAACCAAAATGGTTGTGTTGCTTACACAGAAGACTTTACTGGTAAAACGGTACTCATTGATCGTGGAGTTTGCGGGTTCGCCGTTAAGGTTCTAAATGCACAATTAAAAGGTGCTTCATTCGTCATAGTGGCAAACAATGCCGCCAATGCTGGTGCTATTGTGATGGGAGGAGCGGACGATAAGATCACCATTCCATCGGTCATGATTTCAAAAGAAGATGGTGATGCGATCAAAGCAGCACTAGGATCAGGTGACGTACCTTTCAGCATTTCATCAACTGAAGTAACTACAGCTGGAGCAATTGCAACCTTTACTTCACGTGGACCTTCAATTGCAGGTACTTTAAAGCCAGAGATCACCGCTCCTGGTACTGACATATTAACTGCTCACCCAGGTTTAGGAGAAGGATTAACCCCAATTAGCGGAACGTCTTTCTCTAGTCCAATAACTGCTGGTGCAATTAGTATCATTCGTGAGGCGTTACCAAATCGCAACGCGTTTGAAATTAAAGCCACAATTATGAACGCGGCAAACTTAGACGTAACGCTTGAGCCAAAAGAAATCAATCCAGACACTGAGCTAGCACCAATCAGTTATATTGGTTCAGGATTAGTGAATGTTGAGAAAGCCGTTAATCTTCCTGTCGCCGCTTGGAATAAAGAGACTAAACAAGCTGCTTTAGCATTTGGTTTATTGGCTCTAAACAAAACAACTTCAATTACTAAAACTGTTTCTGTTAAGAACTTCTCAACTGCAGAGAAAACCTACACACTAAAAGTCGACCAGCGCTTCCAGAATGACTTAGATTCTGGTGCGCTAAGTTTTGCAGTACCTGCAAGCGTAACGATTCCAGCAGGGCAAACTGTCGACTTTGACGTTACAGCAACAATTGACCCAACAAAACTGCCAGAATGGACTCTAACATCATCCTATGAGCTTGATGGGACTGCTGCTGACGCTTCTACTGCATTAACATTGTCAGAATACGATGGTGCAATCCAATTTATGGATGGCGAAGACAAAGCACTACATTTGGTTTATCACATTCTACCAAAAGCAGCTGCAGCAATTTCAGTTGCAACCGAAGTCACAGCAGATGGTTTAGTACGGACACTAACTAACGTAGGTGCCACTTCAATTACCGATCCATTTACGGCGCCACTCATTGCCACTAGCCCTGTTGATTCATCAAGACGTCACGACCTGCTGAATGCATCGAGTGAACTGTTGTTAAGCAGCTCATGTGATGCAGGTATTGCGATATATAACACGCTGCAAATGCGCGATCCTATTATCCATCCTTTAGCGGGTAACTATTCAGTCGATTATGATCTCAACAATGATGGAGTTTGGGATTACACGGCAGCATCGGCGAACTTAAACTGGTTCAATGATGCATATCCAAGATCTATCTATGGTTTAGTTTCTAAATATGGTACTTCGTCTGGAACATTAGAACCTGTATTCCACGTGACTGGTAATGACTTCCTAACGAGTAAAGCCTGTTTTGAAGATTTAGGCTTAACTCAAGCGGATTTAGGTAAGACTATCAAGGTTCGCTTCCGTGTCGAAGACAGTGACTGGGCTCCAATTCCATCGGGTGATGAAGACAGCGTAGTAGCAACACTTATGCTTGATGGCTCAGGAACCTCTGCAATGCTAGTTGATGCAGAAGGCAATGAAGTCACTGAACTAAAACCGGGAGAAAGTGCAACTTTAGAAGCTCAAGTTGGCGATAATGCGATGGGCTTTATGTTCTTGTCTGATTCAGGCTCAATGTCTGTTGTTGCTAATACGTCAGATGAAGGTAACTCTGCTCCAACAGTAGCCAACGTGACGCTTTCAGTAAACAAAGGAGCTGCAGCTGGAAGTGTGTTAGGCAAATTAACTGCAACAGACCCTGACATGATCACAAGTCCATTCTCCGAGTTTGTCACTCTGAACTCTAACAGCAGCATGGTTGCTGTCGATAAGGATGGTACTGTACATTTAAGTGCTGACGCAGTCATTAATCAACAAAGCAAAACGATGGAAGTAGAAGTTATCGCGCTAGACACTATGGGCAACGCTTCGGCGCCAGCTAAAGTTACTATCATGATTAATAATACTAAGCCTACCGTTTCACCTAGCAGTGCAACTGCGACAGAAAACTCGTATGTTGCATTACTCGCTAATGGCAAAGATGCTGACAAAGATACATTAACATACACTTGGACGCAGACATCAGGTCCAGCAGTGAGCTTTGTTAATGGCTCAGAAAAAATTGGCTTTACGGCACCCGCTGGTGATAATGTTTATACATTCACAGTTGTTGCTTCTGATGGTGTAGATAGCAGTAATGCTGGAACTTCAACTGTAACAGTGAAAGCTAGTGCTTCAACTAGTTCTGGTGGTTCTGGTGGCGGTGCTCTAGGTTGGTTAACAGCCTTGTTGTTACCTCTGGCGGCAATGCGTCGTCGTATGAAGTAA
- the asnC gene encoding transcriptional regulator AsnC translates to MDTAFQRDQLDNHILEALMQDARTPFAELAKRFSVSAGTIHVRVEKMKQAGIITGAQITVNPKALGYDVCCFIGINLKSAGDYPAAIAKLNALEEVVEAYYTTGNYSIFVKVMCQSIDGLQHVLINRIQSIDEIQSTETLISLQNPIVRAVKP, encoded by the coding sequence ATGGATACCGCATTTCAGCGCGATCAACTCGATAATCATATCCTCGAAGCCCTAATGCAGGATGCCCGCACGCCCTTTGCCGAACTCGCTAAACGCTTTAGCGTGAGCGCGGGCACTATCCATGTTCGGGTAGAAAAAATGAAGCAAGCTGGGATCATCACAGGCGCGCAGATTACAGTAAATCCTAAAGCCTTAGGTTATGACGTCTGCTGTTTTATCGGTATCAATCTTAAAAGTGCTGGCGATTACCCCGCCGCCATAGCCAAACTCAATGCACTCGAAGAAGTCGTCGAAGCCTATTACACCACAGGCAACTACAGTATTTTCGTAAAGGTAATGTGCCAATCCATCGATGGTTTACAGCACGTACTCATCAATCGCATTCAATCGATCGATGAAATCCAGTCGACAGAAACCTTAATCAGCCTACAAAACCCAATAGTCAGAGCGGTTAAGCCTTAG